GCCACTTCGTGCAGCTCGCCGGTCTTCATCTTGTCGAGATTCTGCTTGTAGCGCCCCTTCCAATCCTTGTAGGTGTCGATGTTGCCGTCCCGAAGCGTCCGGAACAGACTCCGGATGTCGGTGGTCTGACCCAGCGGGCGCAGACCAACCAGCTCGAGATTCGGCTTCGGAACCATGACCTTCGAGTCATTCGACATGAACCGGAGGTGATAGTAGGTCTGTTCCAGGCCATCGATCTCGCCCTGCTCGATCTTCTCTACCACTGTCACCCCGTGGTTCGGGTACACAAGTTTCTGTCCAACTCTGAAAGCCAACTTTGGGGAACCCCTTTCGCTCGTATAGTATCGGCCCGAGCTCGGTCGGGCCTAGATGGGCTTAAGTCGTTGAAAGACAACAACTTAGCGGAGCTAATGATACACGAAAAAGGTCACTTTGTCAAGCCCCCGGAAAGGCGCATCTCGTCAAAAGCGCTTAGTCCCCGAGAATCGACCGGTCAAACCGGCACGAGCGTTACCAAACGCCACAGCTCGACGCCCGTTGACACCAATACCCACCCCACCTAGGATTCTTCTTCGCTCACGCCCGGCCGGAGTGGCGGAATGGCAGACGCGACGGACTCAAAATCCGTTGAGGGCAACCTCGTGGGGGTTCGACTCCCCCCTCCGGCACCAGAATTAAATCGTTGCATATGAATGGTGTACCTGTGACTCAAAACGATCGCAGCCATCGACTATTTGAGTGCTGGTTCAGTTGCGGCACACTCTTGGCACACTAGAGAAGGGCTGTGACTGCATCGAGTACCCAGCGCAACGTGCGCTCGAGCCCGAACCGCCAGACATAACCAGCGGAGATCCAGATCCGCTCGCCCACGAGCACCAGGCCTAGGATTCCGCCTAGCAGTGTGCTGAGAGCGGT
This genomic window from bacterium contains:
- a CDS encoding CarD family transcriptional regulator; the protein is MTVVEKIEQGEIDGLEQTYYHLRFMSNDSKVMVPKPNLELVGLRPLGQTTDIRSLFRTLRDGNIDTYKDWKGRYKQNLDKMKTGELHEVAQVLKNLRLVSTKKSLSFREKKMYERARYFIVSEVAHVKKIEEGAADKQVEKALHTGIEKRRKANPEPE